One Nicotiana tabacum cultivar K326 chromosome 23, ASM71507v2, whole genome shotgun sequence genomic window, TATATGAACTTTCTGCAACAGAGTACTTCACTAGACACACTTACTGTCAAAGTGGAAGTTCCCAATCGTTGTCTAGTTACtcttacaacaataacaacaacccagtaaaatcccacaagtagtgtctggggagggtagagtgtacgcaggcCTTACACCCCTACCACCTTAGGTaagatagagaggttgttccCGATGCTCGGCTCAAAAAAAGTATTTTCAAAACAGGTTTGAAAAATACAAGAGTAAAGAAGCTATGATGAaagtaaagaaagaaaagtaTTGACAGCGTAATAAACAATATTAGTAATACAATTGAAGAATAAGATAATAATAGCATGATGATAATAATACTAGTAAGGAGAAGAGAGAGCAGATAAGGTGCTCAAACCTAGGGGGGTCAATGGATCTTTAATAACCGACTAAGCCGACCGAACCGTATCGAAATTATTAGGTTTCTTTCAATAAAACCATAGGTTTTTATATAATTTACAACCGTACCGAATAATAGGGTcgattttaaattttataaaaataaaccgaaaaataccaaaccgtaccgaataaatatgtttcacatattttatatattaagtttaaaactaaCAAAGCGTTATATTTTTCctttgggccttggaattatggAAATGGCTATAAGTGACCTAGTAATTAACACCCAAAAGTCCTAACTTTTAAATTTGTTCTGCTACTCTTATTGAAACTAAATTAGTTTTATCTTGAGTAGCAAGCCACAAGGTATTGGATGTCATTCCTCTCGTACGATTTAGATTTCTCTTGTTGGATGCTAATCTTCTAATAAACTATATTCTGGAGTCCCAACTTGATTAGTATCTTTCCACTCATGTGACTTatactttctcttttttttgcttAATTTAGTTTATGATACCATAGAATAGTGGGAGGAATCTTTATTATGGACATCTTGATTCAATCACtttttaaaatagtaaaaatatctagagatTTTTTCCAAAGTACTACGTAAGTTAACATTTATCGCATTCTAAATTCAACTACCGATTGTTAGATgacgtttttaaaaaaataccgaattgtaccgataccgaagagaaaccgagaTGATTGGCACGGTtccgaaaagtctaattttggttatgtAAAGTGGAAAAAAACGAAAAATAGGTATgctacaaattttataaaataaccagccgaaccgaaccattgacacccctactcaAACCCCAACAAATAGAACACCACCACTTAGAATAGCTAGCTCCAAAGTTAAAGAGTTACCAATCTGTATGTGCCGGGCTTGACCGCTCTGCCAACATCAATGTAATCGAAAAGATACTGCAAAGCACACATTGATCCAGTTAAATCATCTTAAAATCATACCATAAAATCTGATGAAATCATGTCTCCCGAACACTAACATACCTGTAATCTATCAGATTTGAGAAAGCGCCGCCCTCTGCGGCTGCCATCTGGCATACGTACAACAAGATTCACAGCATTCTCGTTATCTGCTGTTGGCTCCTGAGGAAGTGAAGCTTCTTTTGCTGCTAATTGTCTCTCCATTTCCTGATCAATAACTGAGTCTGAGATTCTAAAGCCAGCAGAATATCTATACTAACCAACTACAAAGATAACAATTCCTTTGAtcttcaatttatataaaatcatagaaaaggaaaaatgaaattttttgtCACCTAAAGGATCCAATCACATTTGTGCGCCCATGCACAGACAACATACAACACAGACAAACAAACAGAGAGACTGGGAGCATATTACCCAAGTAACTAAAATGATAACCATGTTCAAGAAGAATACTGATATAAAGTAGATagagaaaagaagattgaatgacAAAATCTGCACTACCATTAAAGTTCATGGGGGAACAAGTGCTCGAGTTTCTGTGTTCCCATTGTTATCTCCCTTTTTAGGCAGAAAAttagtactccctccggtccacaataagtgattttttggcattttttttgtggtccaaaataagtgattttttcagatttcaagaatgaattaattatttttttcctacattgctcTTGGAGTAAAtaatgttggagtatgtgttaggagtgtttatgtgaagagatagtaaaggttaatatggtcaatttcattgctaattaatgttaaaaggtgaatttcttaatatgtgtgaaaaacaaccaaaaaatcacttattttggaccggagggagtacttTATAGTTTATACCTTTTCCTCCTCTGCTTTCCTTCGTGACTCCTCCTCTTCCTGCCTCTTTTCTTCAAGAGCAGCTTCAGCTTCTTCCTTGGCCTTCAATTCCTTTTCTCTATCAGCTTGCAATGCAGCGTGATATTCATCATCCTAAGTACAAAGATTAGAACTGGAATCAGTGAAAACTAGCCAATTTAATTGCAGCTGAGGGCTTAAAATGCTAACCTGTTGTTCCCGAAGTAAACGCTGGGCCACAAGAGAGGGTGATGGGGGACGAGGCATGCGCCATTGATAAGGACCCATAGGTCCCTCAACACCATTCTGCATAAGCTGATGAGGTGCATTAGGCAAACGATATCCACTACCCTCAGGTATTCCACCAAATAATGCAGCCTCAAGCATGACAGCTTCATCGTGTTCCAGGGATGAGATGCCGCCCCACTTCAAAGAAAACAAATGGAAGTATAGCATAATCGTAGTCCAAAGCCAAAGGAGTATATATGTTACACAACATCCACCACTAAAACAGGGGGGAAAATACCTCATCAGAAGGGAAGTCAGCCCCGTTTCTCGGGGAGTGGTTAAGATTATCATGCTGTCGAGGACTTGATAATGGGCTAACAACATGCTCTTCGATATCTGGGGCTGTTTCAGAACCTGAAGATATGGGTTTTCTTCTGCGCCAAACCAGTGGTTCCTCTTCCAAATCTTCAGCTTCATCTGGGACGGATGAACTCCCCACCTCTGATCTAAATTGCCTGAAGAGACTAGTTAGACAATCCAAAATGCAGAAACATGCTCTCTGTACTCTCACAAGTACATAACATGCAGGGTAGGTGTAGGTTGAAGCAAGGATGCCCCACATGCAAGTGAGAGACTGGTAAGCCATGTGTACAAGAAGATAAAGAGAGAAATTTTATCTTCATAAATGAAGATTCCAGAAAATAATCAGTACCTTCCATTTGAGGTTATAGATTTTCCACGCTCATCCTCCTCAGCTGGCTTGTAACCTTCTGGTTCTGATATAGCTTTGCTTCCTAGTTCATGAATCGCTTTCTCCTGCTCAGCAGTCTAAATTTCATCCATGTTAGCATGAGAAATATCAGAGAAGAAGAAAGTATAGCATTAGTAAGATGAACCTTCAAAGACAAAGATACTGCATGTGCAAGTTGAGCATCTTCTAGATGAGACTGCCTTGGTTGAGGCGTTGGATCACTTAGATCCTGTGGCATGACAAGGTAACATCAACGTTGAAAGCGAAAGAAGCTAAAGGATGTCACAACTAGCAATATCTATTACATACATTATTGACATCAAGTTGTTGGTTCGACATTTCAGCATCACGTTTGGAAGCTTCAATCGCAGCACGAACCATTTCCTCCTCAATATCATTGGTATAGTCAGGCAAGACACTGTCACCAGGAGCACTTGGTCTTGAAAACGCTGCTGTAGAGTCGCCGTCAAAGATAACGTCATTTGTTCTATCACGATGCCTGGCAGCATGTGTTGACAGAGGACTTGGAACTACTTCGTCATCATCGTCATCAACTATGACAGTCCCACCTGTTTCTGGGCCATGGGTCTGCTCAGTGTCTGTAACATCCTCGATTATAGGAGCATTTCTGGAATGACCAGATTGTCCATCCCCATCCTTCACCGCAATAGGGATCTCTCTTACTTGTCTTGGATGTGAAACAAATGGAGCACGGCTTGTAAGATCGGTGTCAAACACACTTCTAGTGAAATTAGGATCAAGAAGGGAGAAAGGATTTGGACTTCTAGAAGAGGAAAGAACTGAAAAGGGAGGTCTGCGAAATTCCTCTGTAATTGGATCATCTATTTCCATAGCATCCTCATCTGGAGCAGCAGCAAGAGGTGCTGCATATACTCTGCATAATCAGAAAGAACGAATTCGTA contains:
- the LOC107799306 gene encoding plant UBX domain-containing protein 8 isoform X2; this translates as MARPNQEAIDTFMNITGVSETTAIQKLEEHGGDLNEAVNAHFNQGDSNRVYAAPLAAAPDEDAMEIDDPITEEFRRPPFSVLSSSRSPNPFSLLDPNFTRSVFDTDLTSRAPFVSHPRQVREIPIAVKDGDGQSGHSRNAPIIEDVTDTEQTHGPETGGTVIVDDDDDEVVPSPLSTHAARHRDRTNDVIFDGDSTAAFSRPSAPGDSVLPDYTNDIEEEMVRAAIEASKRDAEMSNQQLDVNNDLSDPTPQPRQSHLEDAQLAHAVSLSLKTAEQEKAIHELGSKAISEPEGYKPAEEDERGKSITSNGRSEVGSSSVPDEAEDLEEEPLVWRRRKPISSGSETAPDIEEHVVSPLSSPRQHDNLNHSPRNGADFPSDEWGGISSLEHDEAVMLEAALFGGIPEGSGYRLPNAPHQLMQNGVEGPMGPYQWRMPRPPSPSLVAQRLLREQQDDEYHAALQADREKELKAKEEAEAALEEKRQEEEESRRKAEEEKEMERQLAAKEASLPQEPTADNENAVNLVVRMPDGSRRGRRFLKSDRLQYLFDYIDVGRAVKPGTYRLVRPYPRRAFSDGESVLSLDELGLSSKQEALYLEMI
- the LOC107799306 gene encoding plant UBX domain-containing protein 8 isoform X5; amino-acid sequence: MEIDDPITEEFRRPPFSVLSSSRSPNPFSLLDPNFTRSVFDTDLTSRAPFVSHPRQVREIPIAVKDGDGQSGHSRNAPIIEDVTDTEQTHGPETGGTVIVDDDDDEVVPSPLSTHAARHRDRTNDVIFDGDSTAAFSRPSAPGDSVLPDYTNDIEEEMVRAAIEASKRDAEMSNQQLDVNNDLSDPTPQPRQSHLEDAQLAHAVSLSLKTAEQEKAIHELGSKAISEPEGYKPAEEDERGKSITSNGRQFRSEVGSSSVPDEAEDLEEEPLVWRRRKPISSGSETAPDIEEHVVSPLSSPRQHDNLNHSPRNGADFPSDEWGGISSLEHDEAVMLEAALFGGIPEGSGYRLPNAPHQLMQNGVEGPMGPYQWRMPRPPSPSLVAQRLLREQQDDEYHAALQADREKELKAKEEAEAALEEKRQEEEESRRKAEEEKEMERQLAAKEASLPQEPTADNENAVNLVVRMPDGSRRGRRFLKSDRLQYLFDYIDVGRAVKPGTYRLVRPYPRRAFSDGESVLSLDELGLSSKQEALYLEMI
- the LOC107799306 gene encoding plant UBX domain-containing protein 13 isoform X4; the encoded protein is MARPNQEAIDTFMNITGVSETTAIQKLEEHGGDLNEAVNAHFNQGDSNRVYAAPLAAAPDEDAMEIDDPITEEFRRPPFSVLSSSRSPNPFSLLDPNFTRSVFDTDLTSRAPFVSHPRQVREIPIAVKDGDGQSGHSRNAPIIEDVTDTEQTHGPETGGTVIVDDDDDEVVPSPLSTHAARHRDRTNDVIFDGDSTAAFSRPSAPGDSVLPDYTNDIEEEMVRAAIEASKRDAEMSNQQLDVNNTAEQEKAIHELGSKAISEPEGYKPAEEDERGKSITSNGRSEVGSSSVPDEAEDLEEEPLVWRRRKPISSGSETAPDIEEHVVSPLSSPRQHDNLNHSPRNGADFPSDEWGGISSLEHDEAVMLEAALFGGIPEGSGYRLPNAPHQLMQNGVEGPMGPYQWRMPRPPSPSLVAQRLLREQQDDEYHAALQADREKELKAKEEAEAALEEKRQEEEESRRKAEEEKEMERQLAAKEASLPQEPTADNENAVNLVVRMPDGSRRGRRFLKSDRLQYLFDYIDVGRAVKPGTYRLVRPYPRRAFSDGESVLSLDELGLSSKQEALYLEMI
- the LOC107799306 gene encoding plant UBX domain-containing protein 13 isoform X3, producing the protein MARPNQEAIDTFMNITGVSETTAIQKLEEHGGDLNEAVNAHFNQGDSNRVYAAPLAAAPDEDAMEIDDPITEEFRRPPFSVLSSSRSPNPFSLLDPNFTRSVFDTDLTSRAPFVSHPRQVREIPIAVKDGDGQSGHSRNAPIIEDVTDTEQTHGPETGGTVIVDDDDDEVVPSPLSTHAARHRDRTNDVIFDGDSTAAFSRPSAPGDSVLPDYTNDIEEEMVRAAIEASKRDAEMSNQQLDVNNTAEQEKAIHELGSKAISEPEGYKPAEEDERGKSITSNGRQFRSEVGSSSVPDEAEDLEEEPLVWRRRKPISSGSETAPDIEEHVVSPLSSPRQHDNLNHSPRNGADFPSDEWGGISSLEHDEAVMLEAALFGGIPEGSGYRLPNAPHQLMQNGVEGPMGPYQWRMPRPPSPSLVAQRLLREQQDDEYHAALQADREKELKAKEEAEAALEEKRQEEEESRRKAEEEKEMERQLAAKEASLPQEPTADNENAVNLVVRMPDGSRRGRRFLKSDRLQYLFDYIDVGRAVKPGTYRLVRPYPRRAFSDGESVLSLDELGLSSKQEALYLEMI
- the LOC107799306 gene encoding plant UBX domain-containing protein 8 isoform X1 translates to MARPNQEAIDTFMNITGVSETTAIQKLEEHGGDLNEAVNAHFNQGDSNRVYAAPLAAAPDEDAMEIDDPITEEFRRPPFSVLSSSRSPNPFSLLDPNFTRSVFDTDLTSRAPFVSHPRQVREIPIAVKDGDGQSGHSRNAPIIEDVTDTEQTHGPETGGTVIVDDDDDEVVPSPLSTHAARHRDRTNDVIFDGDSTAAFSRPSAPGDSVLPDYTNDIEEEMVRAAIEASKRDAEMSNQQLDVNNDLSDPTPQPRQSHLEDAQLAHAVSLSLKTAEQEKAIHELGSKAISEPEGYKPAEEDERGKSITSNGRQFRSEVGSSSVPDEAEDLEEEPLVWRRRKPISSGSETAPDIEEHVVSPLSSPRQHDNLNHSPRNGADFPSDEWGGISSLEHDEAVMLEAALFGGIPEGSGYRLPNAPHQLMQNGVEGPMGPYQWRMPRPPSPSLVAQRLLREQQDDEYHAALQADREKELKAKEEAEAALEEKRQEEEESRRKAEEEKEMERQLAAKEASLPQEPTADNENAVNLVVRMPDGSRRGRRFLKSDRLQYLFDYIDVGRAVKPGTYRLVRPYPRRAFSDGESVLSLDELGLSSKQEALYLEMI